Proteins from one Dermacentor variabilis isolate Ectoservices chromosome 1, ASM5094787v1, whole genome shotgun sequence genomic window:
- the LOC142572367 gene encoding uncharacterized protein LOC142572367, with translation MFYMQVSKSYSLFTKRSSNYFLLQLPGPHCCLSIVVQCCDVIRSLLLLAGDIETNPGPDSQAILKELKSLSAGQSQLITDIQGLKSQLLTTDKAISDLSVRMTNLETHYQNLIPLRSDIESVKSDAARAAHTIQRLEARLDDAENHSRRNNLIFYGIAESSGSESFAQSEHIIIDHCRKHMSITLDPKEIERAHRLGNRAANCNRPIIVKFTFHKTKDLVLSNGPKFKGTNFSVGEDFTRPVQLARRHLLSFAKSKSAPYSLRFKTLFMGNKRYVFDERTQSVKELE, from the coding sequence ATGTTCTACATGCAGGTCAGTAAATCATACAGTCTTTTCACGAAGCGTTCAAGTAATTACTTTCTACTGCAGCTGCCGGGCCCACATTGCTGCCTTTCCATTGTTGTTCAGTGTTGTGATGTTATTCGCTCTTTATTGTTGCTGGCGGGTGACATCGAAACTAACCCTGGACCTGATAGTCAAGCCATACTAAAGGAACTTAAGAGCCTATCCGCAGGTCAATCGCAACTGATCACCGACATTCAAGGCCTCAAGTCTCAGTTACTAACAACTGACAAAGCAATATCCGATCTGAGCGTGCGCATGACGAACCTGGAGACCCACTACCAAAACCTAATCCCCTTGCGTTCTGATATAGAAAGCGTGAAGAGTGATGCTGCCCGTGCAGCACACACTATTCAGAGGCTGGAAGCGCGTCTTGATGATGCCGAGAATCATTCTCGGCGCAACAATCTAATTTTTTATGGTATTGCTGAATCTTCAGGGTCAGAGTCGTTCGCGCAATCGGAGCACATAATCATTGACCACTGTCGCAAACATATGAGCATCACTCTTGACCCAAAAGAAATCGAGCGCGCGCACCGCTTGGGCAATCGTGCAGCTAATTGTAACCGCCCCATAATAGTGAAGTTCACCTTTCATAAAACAAAAGATCTTGTTCTCTCTAACGGCCCTAAATTTAAAGGAACAAACTTCAGCGTTGGCGAGGATTTTACGCGTCCTGTTCAATTGGCCCGCAGACACCTTCTATCATTCGCAAAAAGCAAATCAGCACCTTACTCCCTGCGCTTTAAAACTCTGTTTATGGGTAATAAGCGCTATGTTTTCGATGAACGCACACAGAGTGTGAAAGAATTAGAATAG